A genomic stretch from Hymenobacter psoromatis includes:
- a CDS encoding phosphodiesterase has protein sequence MTRIGLLSDTHGYFDERIAYHLREADEIWHAGDFGSSELILQLTGLAPVFRGVYGNIDGTDVRCTEPLVQDFVVEGLRVVMTHIGGYPGHYAPAARQLLAQARPGLFVCGHSHILRIMPDPKLGLLALNPGAAGRHGFHQVRTLLRFSIDKGKVLDLRAVELGPRTAALDLGR, from the coding sequence ATGACGCGGATTGGTTTACTTTCGGATACCCACGGTTACTTTGATGAGCGCATTGCCTACCACTTGCGCGAGGCGGATGAGATTTGGCACGCGGGCGATTTTGGCTCCTCTGAGCTAATTCTGCAATTAACGGGGCTGGCACCGGTTTTTCGGGGGGTGTATGGCAATATCGACGGTACCGATGTGCGCTGCACCGAACCCCTGGTGCAGGATTTTGTGGTGGAGGGCCTGCGCGTGGTGATGACGCACATTGGGGGCTACCCTGGGCACTACGCCCCGGCGGCCCGGCAACTGCTGGCTCAGGCGCGGCCGGGCCTCTTCGTGTGCGGGCACTCGCACATTCTGCGCATCATGCCCGACCCCAAGCTTGGGCTGCTGGCCCTGAACCCCGGTGCCGCCGGCCGGCACGGCTTTCACCAGGTGCGCACGCTGCTGCGCTTTAGCATCGACAAGGGCAAGGTGCTCGACCTGCGCGCCGTGGAGCTGGGCCCGCGCACCGCTGCCCTGGACCTGGGCCGGTAA
- a CDS encoding sodium:proton antiporter, which produces MPVLFNALALLLVAAAAFAYLNHRFLKMPMAIGLMVLALLSSLVLLELGKTGFKPVIAIARLVDGLDFSTLLMQVMLGFLLFAGAINVDARRLGELRWPVGLLATMGTVLSTVLVAAGLFYLLPLLGLHVPLLPCLLFGALISPTDPVAVLSILTKANVPASLELKIVGESLFNDGVGVVIFITLLRVAEMGTGNVTPGHVALLFAEEAGGGMLLGTALGLGTAWLLRTVDNYQVEVLITLALVTGGTALASYLHTSGPLAMVMAGLLVGYFSRKGSIMSDHSQDYVDKFWELIDEILNAMLFVLMGLEMLILPLHLSTILAGLVAIVVVLAVRVVAVALPLKLLQVGGRYRSGRHTVKMLTWGGLRGGLAVALALALPNTMPRELLVGMTYVVVVFSIVGQGLTIGPLVRYLGLSKTSHDDE; this is translated from the coding sequence ATGCCCGTACTTTTTAATGCCCTGGCGCTGCTACTAGTCGCCGCCGCCGCCTTTGCCTACCTCAACCACCGCTTCCTGAAAATGCCGATGGCCATTGGCCTGATGGTGCTGGCCCTGCTCTCGTCGCTGGTGCTGCTGGAGCTGGGCAAAACGGGCTTTAAGCCGGTAATCGCCATTGCGCGCCTCGTGGACGGCCTGGATTTCAGCACCTTGCTCATGCAGGTGATGCTGGGGTTTCTGCTGTTTGCGGGGGCCATCAACGTGGATGCGCGGCGGCTGGGTGAGTTGCGCTGGCCAGTGGGCCTGCTGGCTACGATGGGCACGGTGCTGAGCACGGTGCTGGTGGCGGCCGGCCTTTTTTACCTGCTGCCGCTGCTGGGGCTGCACGTGCCGCTGCTGCCCTGCCTGCTGTTTGGGGCGCTCATCTCACCCACCGACCCGGTGGCGGTGCTCAGCATTCTCACCAAGGCCAACGTGCCGGCTTCGCTGGAGCTGAAAATCGTGGGCGAGTCGCTGTTTAATGACGGGGTAGGCGTGGTTATTTTTATTACTCTGCTGCGGGTGGCCGAGATGGGCACCGGCAACGTTACGCCGGGCCACGTGGCCCTGCTCTTTGCTGAAGAGGCCGGCGGCGGAATGCTGCTGGGCACCGCGCTGGGCCTGGGCACGGCCTGGCTGCTGCGCACCGTAGATAATTACCAGGTAGAAGTGCTGATAACGCTGGCCCTGGTAACGGGCGGCACGGCGCTGGCCTCGTACCTGCACACCTCGGGGCCGCTGGCGATGGTGATGGCCGGGCTGCTGGTGGGCTATTTCAGCCGCAAGGGCAGCATTATGTCGGACCACTCGCAAGACTACGTGGATAAGTTTTGGGAGCTAATTGATGAGATTCTCAACGCCATGCTCTTCGTATTGATGGGCCTCGAAATGCTTATCCTACCCCTGCACCTGAGCACGATACTGGCCGGGCTGGTGGCCATCGTGGTGGTGCTGGCGGTGCGCGTAGTGGCCGTAGCCCTGCCCCTGAAGCTGCTGCAGGTGGGTGGGCGCTACCGCTCGGGCCGGCACACCGTGAAGATGCTGACCTGGGGCGGCCTGCGCGGCGGCCTGGCCGTGGCCCTGGCCCTGGCCCTGCCCAACACGATGCCCCGCGAGCTGCTGGTGGGCATGACCTACGTAGTGGTGGTGTTCAGCATTGTGGGGCAAGGCCTTACCATTGGGCCGCTGGTGCGCTACCTGGGGCTGTCGAAGACATCTCACGACGACGAGTAA
- a CDS encoding threonine aldolase — translation MPAEATVIDLRSDTVTRPTPPMLAAMQAAPVGDDVYEEDPTVRRLEETLAARFGMEAGLFCPSGTMTNQIAIQAHCLPLSEVICEATAHVYLWEVGGIAHLARASVALLPGDRGRLTAAQVEAAIRPANNVHYPTTRLVCLENTHNRGGGSCYQWADMEAIAALAKQKGLALHLDGARIFNALVATGQRSEDYGRLFDSISVCLSKGLGAPVGSVLLGSADFIKGCKRLRKLMGGGWRQAGYLAAAGLYALENNVARLADDHRRAAQLAEALRPLPYVAEILEPETNLVIFRLDESRLTVADFLARLEAQGIRASGFGGSWVRFVTHLDVDDAMVARVVAALELRVES, via the coding sequence ATGCCCGCTGAAGCAACCGTAATCGACCTGCGCTCCGACACTGTGACGCGCCCTACCCCCCCCATGCTGGCCGCTATGCAGGCTGCGCCCGTCGGCGACGACGTGTATGAGGAAGACCCCACCGTGCGCCGGCTCGAAGAAACGCTGGCCGCCCGCTTCGGAATGGAGGCCGGCCTGTTTTGCCCCTCGGGCACGATGACCAACCAGATTGCCATTCAGGCGCACTGCCTGCCGCTGTCGGAAGTGATTTGCGAGGCCACGGCCCACGTGTATTTGTGGGAAGTGGGCGGCATCGCACACCTGGCCCGCGCCTCGGTGGCGCTGTTGCCCGGCGACCGCGGCCGCCTCACCGCCGCCCAGGTGGAGGCCGCCATTCGGCCCGCCAACAATGTGCACTACCCCACTACCCGGCTCGTGTGCCTCGAAAACACCCACAACCGCGGCGGCGGCAGCTGCTACCAATGGGCTGATATGGAGGCCATTGCCGCGCTGGCCAAGCAAAAGGGCCTGGCGCTGCACCTCGACGGCGCGCGCATCTTTAATGCGCTGGTGGCTACGGGCCAGCGCAGTGAGGACTACGGCCGGCTGTTCGACTCCATCTCGGTGTGCCTGAGCAAGGGGCTGGGCGCGCCGGTGGGGTCGGTGCTGCTGGGCTCGGCCGATTTTATTAAGGGCTGCAAGCGCCTGCGCAAGCTCATGGGCGGCGGCTGGCGGCAGGCGGGCTATCTCGCGGCGGCCGGGCTGTATGCCTTGGAAAACAACGTGGCGCGCCTAGCCGACGACCACCGCCGCGCCGCGCAGCTGGCCGAAGCGCTGCGGCCCCTGCCCTACGTGGCCGAAATTCTGGAGCCAGAAACCAACCTAGTCATTTTCCGGCTCGATGAAAGCCGCCTGACCGTGGCCGACTTTCTGGCCCGCCTCGAAGCGCAGGGCATCAGGGCCAGCGGCTTTGGCGGCAGCTGGGTGCGCTTCGTGACGCACCTCGACGTGGACGATGCGATGGTGGCGCGCGTAGTGGCGGCGCTTGAGTTAAGAGTTGAGAGTTGA
- a CDS encoding NUDIX domain-containing protein, whose protein sequence is MNVFINDVPLIIKNFSDKVYKHKYDLVLGAGDDFTSKDLVGDVLVRDATPVFLDRLLRLMEVKKLKKLDSLTMLVRKKKSLILHLKDQFKIAKAAGGLVVKNGQVLMIYRLGKWDLPKGKLKSEEDVALGAMREVEEECNIKVELGEKLPSTWHSYAYKGNKMLKKTSWFVMNCLDDSVMRPQTEEYIEEVRWMSPQDALARLEESYASITLVVRHYLSEMAGKPAKAASD, encoded by the coding sequence ATGAACGTCTTCATCAACGACGTGCCGCTGATTATTAAGAATTTCAGCGACAAAGTATACAAACATAAATACGACCTCGTGCTCGGGGCCGGCGACGATTTTACCAGTAAAGACCTGGTAGGCGACGTGCTCGTGCGCGATGCTACCCCCGTTTTTCTGGACCGCCTGCTGCGGCTGATGGAAGTGAAAAAGCTCAAAAAGCTGGATTCACTCACCATGCTGGTTCGCAAAAAGAAGAGTCTTATCCTGCACCTGAAGGACCAGTTTAAGATTGCCAAGGCGGCCGGTGGGCTCGTGGTGAAAAACGGCCAGGTGCTGATGATTTATCGTCTGGGCAAATGGGATTTGCCCAAGGGCAAGCTCAAAAGTGAGGAAGACGTGGCCCTCGGCGCCATGCGCGAGGTAGAAGAAGAGTGCAACATCAAGGTGGAGCTGGGCGAAAAATTGCCCAGTACCTGGCATTCATATGCCTACAAAGGCAACAAAATGCTCAAAAAAACCAGTTGGTTTGTGATGAATTGCCTCGATGACTCGGTGATGCGGCCCCAAACCGAAGAATATATCGAGGAGGTTCGCTGGATGTCGCCCCAGGATGCCCTGGCCCGGCTCGAAGAGTCCTACGCCTCCATCACGCTGGTGGTGCGCCACTACCTGAGCGAAATGGCCGGCAAGCCCGCTAAGGCGGCCTCCGATTAA